One Lentibacillus cibarius DNA window includes the following coding sequences:
- a CDS encoding H-type small acid-soluble spore protein — translation MEADRAQEIIDSITMINVDYHGIPVYLKQLNQGENTVTVFPLDEMNHEQRVDLHGLTEDGPY, via the coding sequence ATGGAAGCTGACCGTGCCCAAGAAATCATTGACTCCATTACGATGATTAACGTGGACTATCATGGAATTCCAGTATATCTGAAACAATTAAATCAAGGGGAGAACACAGTAACTGTTTTCCCTCTTGATGAAATGAATCATGAACAGCGTGTTGATTTGCATGGTTTAACTGAAGACGGTCCATACTAG